The Ignavibacteria bacterium genome contains the following window.
ATCTTTTTGAATGGGTTTATCTTTATTTCAAAAACTATGAATGAATTTCAATCACTTCTAATCTTAGCTGCAATCACTATCTCGTTGCTCATCTTGTTTGAATTTCTTGCGAGAAAAAATGTTATAACTAAAAACCTTTCCCGAAAATTATTGCATATTACAACAGGCTTTATTGTTGTTTATCTTCCTTTTGTTGTACAAAATTTCTGGCTCGTTGTTTTTGTCGGGACAGCATTTAGTATCTCGAATTTTATTTTAATTAAAAAGCATTTAATCAAACAAATAAACGATACAGGAACTGTAAATTGGGGGATTTTTTATTATCCACTTTCTTTTTTGATATGCACTTTGCTTTTCTGGAATGTAAATAAATTCATAATCAGTTTGAGCTTTTTGATTTTTTCAATTGGAGATGCATTTGCTGCACTTGTTGGAAATTATTCGTCAATTAAATATCTGACACGCATTACCAAAGAGCCAAAGACTTTTAATGGTGTGATTGCGTTTGTACTAAGTTCTTTTTTCCTTCTATGGATTGTAAAAGTTTTTCTGTGGGAAAAATTGAATTTTATAGATTATAATTGGTTAGAGTTTTCTTTCCTTGCTTTAATATTTTCCTTGCTCGGGGGAATTACTGAAGCGGTTAGTACTAAAGGTACAGATAATCTTAGCTTACCTATTATACTTTCGTCAGCAACAATGATGTTTTTTGTAAAAGGGATTGATTTAAGCTCATTTGTTCTCGCATTTGTTCTTGCATTTTTGATTTCAATCTTTTCATATAAAATGAAATTTCTTGATCTGGGTGGTTCAGCTGTAACTTTTCTTTTGGCGGTTTTCATATTTGGAATTGGAGGATGGAAATGGACAATTCCGATTCTTACATTCTTCATTTTCTCATCGCTTCTCTCAAAAATTGCTGAAAGAATAAGCAAAAAAGATGTGAGTTCAATTTTTGAAAAAGGGAGTCAAAGGGATTATAAACAAGTCCTTGCAAATGGCGGGGTACCTTTGCTTATTATTGTTTTAGGTAATTTGGTACCATTGAAAATTGATTGGTATTCGATCTACTTGCTTTCGATTGCAATTGCTACTGCTAATACCTGGTCGACTGAATTTGGAACTCTCTTCGCAAAGAATGTCTATTTGATTACAAATTTCAGAAAGGTTACACCAGGAATTTCTGGAGGGATTTCATTTATCGGTACTTTGGGCGGTGTTTTAGGCTCTATTTTGATCATCTTAAGCGCAGGATTTTTTATTCCATTAAATCTTAAAATTTTTCTTTCAATTGTTTTCTTCGCATTGCTTGGTAATTTGTTTGATAGTCTAATGGGTGCAACGATTCAGGTAATTTACAAATGTTCGATTTGCGGAAAATTAACAGAGAAGAAGTTTCATTGTTCTAAAGAAACTGATTATCACAAAGGCATAAAGTTCATTGATAATGATATGGTTAATTTAGGTTCGGTTTTTTTCATAAGTTTAGTTTATTTCCTATTTTTGATTGTATGAGAAGGCTAATTTTTATAATAATTATAGTATCTTTTCGTCTACTATTTGCTCAAACATCGATTGATAAATTTGAAAGAGGGCTAAGACTTTACGAGGAGGGATTTTATGCTGAGGCTTATCAGATATTTAATGAAATTAAAGAAAGCAAAGAATTAAGCTATGAATCATTAGCTCAAATTTATTTTCTTCTTGGTGAGATAAAATACAGATTAAATGAATTTGTTGAAGCTACCTTCGATCTGGAAAATTATGTAATTAAATTTCCTTATGATAAAAATTATGATCTTGCTCTCTTAAAGTTAGGTCAAATTTATTTTACTCTTGGGGTTTTTACTAATGCTGAGAAATTCCTGATTAAGCTAATTGAAAATGTCCCTGACAGCAGATACATAGGTCTTGCTCACTACTGGTTGGGTGAAGTTTATTCTGCCCAGGATAGATTTGAAGATGCTGAAAAAAATTTTCTTGAAGCTTTAAGTTATAAAGAATCAAATACAAAACTCGATCACACCTATTTTTCTCTTGGTTATCTATATGAAAAATTAAAATTATATGATAAGGCTGAGTATTACTATGAAAGTCTGATAATGAGTTTTCCAAATTCTCAACTTACTCCGCTTGGACTTGTAAGAGTTGCACTTGCTCATTACATCAACGGAAATTATAATAAAGCAATTTCGCGATTAAACGATCC
Protein-coding sequences here:
- a CDS encoding DUF92 domain-containing protein, yielding MNEFQSLLILAAITISLLILFEFLARKNVITKNLSRKLLHITTGFIVVYLPFVVQNFWLVVFVGTAFSISNFILIKKHLIKQINDTGTVNWGIFYYPLSFLICTLLFWNVNKFIISLSFLIFSIGDAFAALVGNYSSIKYLTRITKEPKTFNGVIAFVLSSFFLLWIVKVFLWEKLNFIDYNWLEFSFLALIFSLLGGITEAVSTKGTDNLSLPIILSSATMMFFVKGIDLSSFVLAFVLAFLISIFSYKMKFLDLGGSAVTFLLAVFIFGIGGWKWTIPILTFFIFSSLLSKIAERISKKDVSSIFEKGSQRDYKQVLANGGVPLLIIVLGNLVPLKIDWYSIYLLSIAIATANTWSTEFGTLFAKNVYLITNFRKVTPGISGGISFIGTLGGVLGSILIILSAGFFIPLNLKIFLSIVFFALLGNLFDSLMGATIQVIYKCSICGKLTEKKFHCSKETDYHKGIKFIDNDMVNLGSVFFISLVYFLFLIV